One genomic region from Knoellia sp. p5-6-4 encodes:
- the fdxA gene encoding ferredoxin: MTYVIAQPCVDLKDKACIEECPVDCIYEGERSLYIHPDECVDCGACEPVCPVEAIYYEDDVPEQWADYYKANVEFFDDLGSPGGAAKLGLINKDHPIISALPPQEHDE; encoded by the coding sequence ATGACCTACGTGATCGCCCAGCCTTGCGTCGACCTGAAGGACAAGGCGTGCATCGAGGAATGCCCCGTCGACTGCATCTACGAGGGCGAGCGGTCCCTGTACATCCACCCCGACGAGTGCGTCGACTGCGGCGCCTGTGAGCCGGTGTGCCCGGTCGAGGCGATCTACTACGAGGACGACGTCCCGGAGCAGTGGGCCGACTACTACAAGGCCAACGTCGAGTTCTTCGACGACCTCGGCAGCCCCGGCGGTGCCGCCAAGCTGGGTCTGATCAACAAGGACCACCCGATCATCTCCGCGCTGCCGCCGCAGGAGCACGACGAGTGA
- a CDS encoding GNAT family N-acetyltransferase — protein MSDLAAALPVGGRVVVRWRLETADAATGATLTDTVGTLTASDERTLTVETSRGVVVVERARLVAAKELPPKPTRRGAPHRAIGIEDLQRVSVPSWGAVEREQLGEWQLRASSGFTQRGNSVVPLGDPGLPLEDAVAEVERWYAARGLPAKFAVAGPHGFDPAGDALGRVLLGRGYTAGSLTLNLTATTDAVAAADPGGPAVLTHPEPAGAWLKAYQRTRTTVPGVTEQVLMGSPRQLFGHIAPGGGLSQQLGLRPPDAAGTTPIALGRLGIAHGWAGLGAVWTDPAYRGRGLAAHLTAQLAAQVRREGVHLIHLQVEHDNATATRLYRRMGFDTHSSYAYLTAPQTRWRSARGTDRVSA, from the coding sequence GTGTCCGACCTCGCCGCAGCACTCCCCGTCGGCGGCCGTGTCGTCGTCAGGTGGCGGCTCGAGACCGCCGACGCCGCGACCGGAGCCACCCTCACCGACACCGTCGGCACCCTGACGGCCAGCGACGAGCGCACCCTCACCGTGGAGACCTCGCGTGGCGTCGTGGTCGTCGAGCGGGCCCGGCTGGTCGCGGCCAAGGAGCTGCCCCCGAAACCCACCCGGCGCGGCGCCCCGCACCGGGCCATCGGCATCGAGGACCTGCAGCGCGTCTCCGTCCCCTCCTGGGGGGCCGTGGAGCGGGAGCAGCTCGGGGAGTGGCAGCTGCGAGCGTCGTCGGGCTTCACGCAGCGCGGGAACTCGGTGGTGCCCCTCGGCGACCCGGGGCTGCCGCTCGAGGACGCCGTCGCCGAGGTGGAGCGCTGGTATGCCGCGCGAGGCCTCCCGGCGAAGTTCGCCGTCGCGGGTCCGCACGGCTTCGACCCGGCCGGCGACGCACTCGGCCGGGTGCTGCTGGGCCGCGGCTACACGGCCGGCAGCCTCACGCTGAACCTCACGGCCACCACCGACGCGGTCGCGGCCGCCGACCCCGGCGGGCCGGCGGTCCTCACCCACCCCGAGCCCGCCGGCGCCTGGCTGAAGGCCTACCAGCGGACCAGGACGACGGTGCCGGGCGTGACCGAGCAGGTGCTCATGGGCAGCCCACGCCAGCTGTTCGGCCACATCGCCCCCGGAGGAGGCCTGTCCCAGCAGCTCGGGCTGCGGCCCCCGGACGCCGCCGGCACCACACCGATCGCCCTGGGGCGCCTGGGCATCGCGCACGGGTGGGCGGGGCTCGGGGCGGTCTGGACCGACCCGGCATACCGCGGTCGCGGCCTGGCCGCGCACCTCACGGCCCAGCTCGCCGCGCAGGTGCGCCGCGAGGGTGTCCACCTGATCCACCTTCAGGTCGAGCACGACAACGCCACGGCGACCAGGCTCTACCGGCGGATGGGCTTCGACACCCACTCGTCATACGCGTACCTCACCGCACCGCAAACCCGGTGGCGCTCCGCCCGTGGCACCGACAGGGTGTCGGCATGA
- a CDS encoding VOC family protein yields the protein MTSRISHTTVDSRDAHAQSVWWGQVLGFSEDPLDSNEPGHEECMVFSPDGRQRVLFIEVPEGKAVKNRIHFDLWPTDRTMDEEVDRLLAMGASMVHDLRDHRGPGTGWATLADPEGNEFCVLRSESERPDPYAHLVR from the coding sequence ATGACCTCCCGCATCTCGCACACGACCGTCGACTCCCGCGACGCCCACGCCCAGTCCGTCTGGTGGGGACAGGTGCTCGGCTTCTCCGAGGACCCCCTCGACTCCAACGAGCCAGGGCACGAGGAGTGCATGGTCTTCTCCCCCGACGGCCGGCAGCGCGTGCTCTTCATCGAGGTGCCGGAGGGCAAGGCGGTCAAGAACCGGATCCACTTCGACCTCTGGCCGACGGACCGGACCATGGACGAGGAGGTGGACCGCCTGCTGGCCATGGGCGCCTCCATGGTCCACGACCTGCGCGACCACCGCGGACCCGGCACCGGGTGGGCAACCCTGGCCGACCCCGAGGGCAACGAGTTCTGCGTGCTGAGGAGCGAGTCCGAGCGACCGGACCCCTACGCGCACCTGGTTCGGTGA
- a CDS encoding VanW family protein has protein sequence MRRGERGGAALRLAIALAVLAAGYIGLAAFLGRHVPANASVAGIPIGGKSPADAEATLKRQLASQASAPVRLEAAGKTIDIDPSAAGLSLDLEETLQGLSGFSLKPGDIWNKLNGGEDQPLRTDVDRDRLRAVLTETAKGVDKGAQEGSITFPGGQVKVVAPVSGVSLQVEETGDAIAEAWPTTKPVKGVVNTVVPKVSAEEIQRARTEFASKAMSAPLRVAVGRTALVLRQAEFAPAITLKADGDGRLAPAYDSKKLLAAVRAAAAEKGLEPKAQDATFRLQGGKAVLVPAVTGLQIDEKSLVDAFGPALTSSSRTLNVKTTVVQPELTTEEARKIAPKQVISTFTTYFPNNPPRTENIMIAARTLNGAFVPPGKSFSLNERLGQRTGAKGYNPAPVIINGRLTKDYGGGISQLSTTLFNAIFFSGARIEEHHPHSFYIARYPEGREATISWPDVDNRFTNDTAGGILIQAYVSGNSVTVTFYGTKTWDVQATKGPRRNIVKPKKIVDDKPTCVPQEPTPGFDVTVTRIFKKGGAEVKRSSFNTHYIPEDDVTCTHPKAQ, from the coding sequence GTGCGACGTGGTGAACGGGGCGGGGCCGCCCTGCGCCTGGCCATTGCCCTGGCCGTCCTCGCGGCCGGGTACATCGGCCTGGCCGCCTTCCTGGGGCGGCACGTCCCCGCCAACGCCTCCGTGGCCGGCATCCCGATCGGCGGGAAGTCGCCCGCCGACGCGGAGGCGACCCTCAAGCGGCAGCTGGCCTCGCAGGCGTCCGCGCCCGTCCGGCTCGAGGCCGCGGGCAAGACCATCGACATCGACCCCTCCGCCGCCGGCCTGTCGCTCGACCTCGAGGAGACGCTGCAGGGGTTGAGCGGCTTCTCCCTCAAGCCCGGCGACATCTGGAACAAGCTCAACGGTGGCGAGGACCAGCCCCTGAGGACCGATGTCGACCGCGACCGCCTGCGCGCCGTGCTCACGGAGACGGCCAAGGGGGTCGACAAGGGGGCCCAGGAGGGATCCATCACCTTCCCCGGCGGACAGGTCAAGGTCGTCGCACCCGTGTCAGGGGTGTCCCTGCAGGTCGAGGAGACCGGCGACGCCATCGCCGAGGCCTGGCCCACGACCAAGCCCGTCAAGGGGGTCGTCAACACCGTCGTGCCAAAGGTCTCCGCGGAGGAGATCCAGCGGGCCCGCACCGAGTTCGCGTCCAAGGCCATGTCCGCGCCCCTGCGCGTGGCGGTGGGCCGGACCGCGCTCGTCCTGCGGCAGGCCGAGTTCGCACCGGCCATCACCCTGAAGGCCGACGGCGACGGTCGTCTCGCGCCGGCCTACGACAGCAAGAAGCTGCTCGCCGCCGTGCGGGCGGCAGCCGCGGAGAAGGGGCTGGAGCCCAAGGCGCAGGACGCCACCTTCCGGTTGCAGGGCGGCAAGGCGGTGCTCGTGCCGGCGGTGACCGGGCTGCAGATCGACGAGAAGTCGCTGGTCGACGCCTTCGGCCCGGCGCTCACCTCGAGCAGCCGCACCCTGAACGTCAAGACCACTGTCGTCCAGCCGGAGCTGACGACGGAGGAGGCCCGGAAGATCGCGCCGAAGCAGGTCATCTCGACCTTCACGACGTACTTCCCGAACAACCCGCCGCGCACCGAGAACATCATGATCGCGGCGCGCACCCTCAACGGGGCCTTCGTGCCCCCGGGCAAGTCGTTCAGCCTCAACGAGCGTCTGGGCCAGCGCACCGGTGCCAAGGGCTACAACCCGGCCCCGGTCATCATCAACGGCCGGCTCACCAAGGACTACGGCGGCGGCATCTCCCAGCTGTCGACGACGCTGTTCAACGCGATCTTCTTCTCCGGTGCCCGCATCGAGGAGCACCACCCGCACAGCTTCTACATCGCCCGCTACCCCGAGGGCCGCGAGGCGACCATCTCCTGGCCGGACGTCGACAACCGGTTCACCAACGACACCGCGGGCGGCATCCTCATCCAGGCCTACGTCTCCGGCAACAGCGTGACGGTGACCTTCTACGGCACCAAGACGTGGGACGTCCAGGCCACCAAGGGGCCGCGGCGCAACATCGTCAAGCCCAAGAAGATCGTCGACGACAAGCCCACCTGTGTGCCGCAGGAGCCGACCCCCGGCTTCGACGTCACGGTGACCCGGATCTTCAAGAAGGGCGGCGCAGAGGTGAAGCGCTCGTCCTTCAACACCCACTACATCCCCGAGGACGACGTCACCTGCACGCACCCGAAGGCGCAGTAG
- a CDS encoding flavin reductase family protein has product MREEPTQDRFRLAMGRFATGVSILTTVSGGHDHAMTANAIASVSMEPMLVLACIEVDARFHDAVKDAGTWGVSVLAADQRRTADWLATQGRPLHGQLDRVPHHRGTTGVALLDGALATIECQTTDIHPAGDHSIVVGEVVSLGVAEHPGAALMYYRSRYGSLA; this is encoded by the coding sequence ATGAGGGAGGAGCCCACCCAGGACCGCTTCCGCCTGGCCATGGGCCGCTTCGCCACCGGTGTCAGCATCCTCACCACCGTGTCGGGTGGCCACGACCACGCGATGACCGCCAACGCCATCGCCTCGGTGTCCATGGAGCCGATGCTCGTCCTCGCCTGCATCGAGGTCGACGCCCGCTTCCACGACGCGGTCAAGGACGCGGGCACCTGGGGGGTCAGCGTGCTGGCTGCCGACCAGAGGCGCACCGCGGACTGGCTCGCCACCCAGGGCCGCCCCCTGCACGGCCAGCTCGACCGCGTGCCGCACCACCGCGGCACCACGGGGGTCGCACTGCTCGACGGGGCCTTGGCAACGATTGAGTGTCAGACCACCGACATCCACCCCGCCGGCGACCACAGCATCGTGGTGGGCGAAGTAGTGTCGCTGGGAGTTGCCGAGCACCCCGGGGCGGCACTGATGTACTACCGCAGCCGGTACGGGTCCCTGGCGTGA
- the mshB gene encoding N-acetyl-1-D-myo-inositol-2-amino-2-deoxy-alpha-D-glucopyranoside deacetylase produces the protein MSNGREVLLFVHAHPDDESLATGVALAHHARQGHEVHVLTCTLGEEGEVIPADLAHLASDRDDVLGPWRREELRRAMATLGVHHRVLGEDPGRGVLSRWRDSGMAGSPTAANPAAFVNADPAEAAALVAAVVAEVRPSVVVTYDAHGGYGHPDHIQAHRVTCAAVAGLPERERPALYAVVTPRSWALEDRAWLEEHVPAGSGWRVPGPGDPFPPSVLDDGAVTHEIVDLSVLPLQTAALREHRTQVSVGEGCFALSNDVAARLPGREGFALLDPSTGGLVPAADGVRRTSLLPGEGA, from the coding sequence GTGAGCAACGGACGTGAGGTGCTGCTCTTCGTCCACGCCCACCCCGACGACGAGAGCCTCGCCACGGGAGTGGCGCTCGCGCACCACGCCCGGCAGGGCCACGAGGTGCACGTGCTCACCTGCACGCTGGGGGAGGAGGGCGAGGTCATCCCCGCCGACCTGGCCCACCTGGCGTCCGACCGCGACGACGTCCTCGGACCGTGGCGCCGTGAGGAGCTGCGCAGGGCCATGGCGACGCTGGGGGTGCACCACCGCGTGCTCGGGGAGGACCCCGGGCGAGGGGTCCTCTCCCGCTGGCGCGACTCCGGCATGGCCGGCTCCCCGACGGCCGCCAACCCGGCGGCGTTCGTGAACGCCGACCCCGCCGAGGCGGCAGCCCTCGTCGCCGCCGTGGTCGCGGAGGTCCGGCCCTCGGTCGTTGTGACCTACGACGCGCACGGCGGCTACGGCCACCCCGACCACATCCAGGCCCACCGGGTCACCTGCGCCGCCGTCGCAGGCCTCCCCGAGCGCGAGCGCCCTGCCCTGTATGCCGTGGTGACGCCGCGGTCGTGGGCTCTGGAGGACCGCGCCTGGCTGGAGGAGCACGTGCCCGCCGGCTCCGGCTGGCGCGTCCCGGGCCCGGGTGACCCGTTCCCGCCCTCCGTGCTCGACGATGGAGCCGTGACCCACGAGATCGTCGACCTCTCGGTGCTGCCCCTGCAGACCGCGGCCCTGCGCGAGCACCGCACGCAGGTCAGCGTGGGCGAGGGCTGCTTCGCCCTGTCCAACGACGTCGCCGCCCGCCTCCCCGGCCGCGAGGGGTTCGCCCTGCTCGACCCGTCGACCGGGGGCCTGGTGCCCGCCGCCGACGGCGTGCGCAGGACCTCGCTGCTTCCCGGTGAGGGCGCATGA
- a CDS encoding ABC transporter substrate-binding protein, whose protein sequence is MRSTRRLLGAVGALVAPALAAGCSAVSFDQAGGTDEGTLTAVSLGPAATWDPQRMTSQKDMAFAGRVFMRTLTAFPAGADAAEQSRLVGDLATDTGRPSKDLRTWSFTLRDGVSWQDGSPVTCEDVRYGVARSFAEPIATEGLNYPLAALDLPKKADGSATYRGPWSGAGGSGARAFDKAVSCKGRTITFRLTEPRADFSQMVSLAPFAPYKKSADKREASKHAVFSNGPYLLKGGWDEGTGGTFERNPHWQQASDPVRRPTAALIRYQEGVEAQTATQHIMADDDENRRAVALDSAPPAMQHSITSSDRLRSRSVNPRLALVDYLAVNVARGPLTKAEARQALAVATNREGYVTALGGPTAATPAYSVVGGAVPEHPGSDLLEAGPRGNTAVARALLRDSGLTLPVRLRVAYRSTPTADKAMAALENGWEAAGFDIALQPVEKDYFAAVSSPGRTRESEVIWANWAADWPSASTVLPPLFDSRINLSAAGSGRDYGRFSDDKANARMTEIQGVRDRTRREQAWAELDSSLVRAGVYVPLVQHRALFTAGSEVTGLAANEALGGWVDLARVGVR, encoded by the coding sequence ATGCGCTCCACGCGACGACTGCTCGGCGCCGTCGGGGCCCTGGTGGCCCCGGCGCTCGCTGCGGGCTGCTCGGCGGTCTCCTTCGACCAGGCCGGCGGCACCGACGAGGGGACCCTCACCGCGGTCTCGCTCGGCCCGGCCGCGACCTGGGACCCGCAGCGGATGACCTCGCAGAAGGACATGGCCTTCGCGGGGCGGGTCTTCATGCGCACGCTCACGGCCTTCCCGGCGGGTGCCGACGCCGCTGAGCAGAGTCGCCTCGTGGGCGACCTGGCCACGGACACCGGCCGGCCGAGCAAGGACCTGCGGACCTGGTCGTTCACGCTGCGCGACGGCGTTTCCTGGCAGGACGGCTCGCCGGTCACCTGCGAGGACGTGCGCTACGGCGTGGCCCGCTCGTTCGCCGAGCCCATCGCCACCGAGGGCCTGAACTACCCGCTGGCCGCGCTCGACCTGCCGAAGAAGGCCGACGGCAGCGCGACCTACCGCGGGCCATGGAGCGGCGCGGGCGGCTCTGGTGCCAGGGCCTTCGACAAGGCGGTGTCCTGCAAGGGCCGCACCATCACGTTCCGGCTCACGGAGCCGCGCGCCGACTTCAGCCAGATGGTCTCGCTGGCGCCCTTCGCCCCCTACAAGAAGAGCGCCGACAAGAGGGAGGCGTCCAAGCACGCCGTGTTCTCCAACGGGCCCTACCTGCTCAAGGGCGGCTGGGACGAGGGCACGGGCGGCACCTTCGAGCGCAACCCCCACTGGCAGCAGGCCTCCGACCCGGTGCGCCGACCGACCGCCGCGCTGATCCGCTACCAGGAGGGGGTGGAGGCGCAGACCGCGACCCAGCACATCATGGCCGACGACGACGAGAACCGGCGCGCCGTCGCGCTCGACTCGGCCCCACCGGCCATGCAGCACAGCATCACGAGCAGTGACCGCCTGCGAAGCCGGTCGGTGAACCCCCGTCTCGCCCTGGTCGACTACCTGGCCGTCAACGTGGCGCGCGGCCCGCTCACCAAGGCCGAGGCCCGCCAGGCGCTGGCGGTGGCCACCAACCGCGAGGGCTACGTCACCGCCCTGGGTGGCCCCACCGCGGCGACGCCGGCGTACTCGGTCGTGGGGGGCGCGGTGCCGGAGCACCCCGGCAGCGACCTGCTCGAGGCGGGGCCACGGGGCAACACGGCGGTGGCCCGCGCGCTGCTGCGGGACAGCGGCCTGACGCTGCCCGTGCGGCTGCGGGTCGCCTACCGGTCGACCCCGACCGCCGACAAGGCGATGGCAGCGCTGGAGAACGGCTGGGAGGCCGCGGGCTTCGACATCGCGCTCCAGCCGGTCGAGAAGGACTACTTCGCGGCCGTCTCGTCGCCGGGACGCACCCGGGAGAGCGAGGTCATCTGGGCCAACTGGGCGGCCGACTGGCCGTCGGCCTCGACCGTCCTCCCCCCGCTCTTCGACAGCAGGATCAACCTCTCGGCCGCAGGCTCCGGGCGCGACTACGGCCGCTTCTCCGACGACAAGGCCAACGCGCGGATGACCGAGATCCAGGGCGTCCGCGACCGCACGCGGCGCGAGCAGGCCTGGGCGGAGCTCGACTCCAGCCTCGTCCGCGCCGGCGTCTACGTCCCCCTGGTGCAGCACCGGGCCCTGTTCACCGCGGGTTCCGAGGTGACGGGCCTGGCCGCCAACGAGGCGCTCGGCGGCTGGGTCGACCTCGCGCGGGTGGGTGTGCGGTGA
- the typA gene encoding translational GTPase TypA, translating into MPMKTRGDIRNVAIVAHVDHGKTTLVDKMLWEAGAFGEHQHVDERAMDSGDLEREKGITILAKNTAIRYAGKAAADAGLTDGVTINIIDTPGHADFGGEVERGLSMVDGVVLLVDASEGPLPQTRFVLRKALAAKMPVVLCINKVDRPDSRIQEVVDEVYELFMDLDADESQIEFPIVYASAKAGRASLNRPENGGLPDADDLEALFTTILQTIPAPTYDDEAPLQAHVTNLDASNFLGRLALLRVHNGTIRKGQQVAWCKIDGSIERVKITELLMTEALERKPADEAGPGDIIAIAGIADIMIGETLADAENPVPLAVITVDEPAISMTIGTNTSPMVGRVRGAKVTARMVKDRLDKELVGNVSLRVLPTERPDAWEVQGRGELALAILVEQMRREGYELTVGKPQVVTREVDGKLHEPVERLTIDTPEEFLGAITQILAARKGRMEQMTNHGTGWIRMEFLVPSRGLIGFRTEFLTETRGTGIAHHVFEDYEPWFGTITTRTSGSLVADRTGAVTAYAMVNLQERGTLFVEPGTEVYEGMIVGENSRADDMDVNITKEKKLTNVRASSADNFEKIVPARKLSLEQSLEFCREDECVEVTPEAVRIRKVELDQTVRARTAARARNR; encoded by the coding sequence ATGCCCATGAAGACCCGCGGTGACATCCGCAATGTCGCCATCGTTGCCCACGTCGACCACGGAAAGACCACGCTGGTCGACAAGATGCTCTGGGAGGCTGGCGCGTTCGGCGAGCACCAGCACGTCGACGAGCGCGCGATGGACAGCGGTGACCTCGAGCGGGAGAAGGGCATCACCATCCTCGCGAAGAACACCGCCATCCGGTATGCCGGAAAGGCGGCGGCGGACGCCGGCCTCACCGACGGCGTCACCATCAACATCATCGACACCCCCGGCCACGCCGACTTCGGTGGCGAGGTCGAGCGAGGCCTGTCCATGGTCGACGGTGTCGTGCTGCTCGTCGACGCCTCCGAGGGCCCGCTGCCGCAGACCCGCTTCGTGTTGCGCAAGGCGCTCGCGGCGAAGATGCCGGTCGTCCTGTGCATCAACAAGGTGGACCGGCCCGACTCGCGCATCCAGGAGGTCGTCGACGAGGTCTACGAGCTCTTCATGGACCTCGACGCCGACGAGAGCCAGATCGAGTTCCCGATCGTCTACGCCTCCGCCAAGGCCGGGCGCGCCTCGCTGAACCGCCCCGAGAACGGCGGCCTGCCGGACGCGGACGACCTCGAGGCGCTGTTCACCACGATCCTCCAGACCATCCCGGCCCCCACCTACGACGACGAGGCCCCCCTGCAGGCCCACGTCACCAACCTCGACGCCTCCAACTTCCTCGGGCGCCTGGCGCTGCTGCGGGTGCACAACGGCACGATCCGCAAGGGCCAGCAGGTCGCCTGGTGCAAGATCGACGGCTCCATCGAGCGGGTCAAGATCACCGAGCTGCTCATGACCGAGGCCCTCGAGCGCAAGCCCGCCGACGAGGCCGGCCCCGGCGACATCATCGCCATCGCGGGCATCGCCGACATCATGATCGGCGAGACCCTGGCCGACGCCGAGAACCCCGTCCCGCTGGCGGTCATCACCGTCGACGAGCCCGCCATCTCGATGACCATCGGCACCAACACCAGCCCCATGGTCGGCCGGGTGCGCGGAGCCAAGGTCACCGCCCGCATGGTCAAGGACCGCCTCGACAAGGAGCTCGTCGGCAACGTGTCGCTGCGGGTGCTGCCCACCGAGCGCCCCGACGCCTGGGAGGTCCAGGGCCGGGGCGAGCTCGCGCTGGCCATCCTCGTGGAGCAGATGCGCCGCGAGGGCTACGAGCTGACCGTCGGCAAGCCCCAGGTGGTCACACGCGAGGTCGACGGCAAGCTGCACGAGCCCGTCGAGCGGCTCACCATCGACACCCCCGAGGAGTTCCTCGGGGCGATCACCCAGATCCTCGCCGCCCGCAAGGGCCGCATGGAGCAGATGACCAACCACGGCACGGGCTGGATCCGCATGGAGTTCCTCGTCCCGTCGCGCGGGCTCATCGGCTTCCGCACCGAGTTCCTCACCGAGACCCGCGGCACGGGCATCGCCCACCACGTGTTCGAGGACTACGAGCCCTGGTTCGGCACCATCACGACCCGCACGAGCGGCTCGCTCGTCGCCGACCGCACCGGCGCCGTGACCGCCTACGCGATGGTGAACCTCCAGGAGCGCGGCACGCTGTTCGTCGAGCCGGGCACCGAGGTCTACGAGGGCATGATCGTCGGCGAGAACAGCCGCGCCGACGACATGGACGTCAACATCACCAAGGAGAAGAAGCTCACCAACGTGCGCGCCTCCTCGGCCGACAACTTCGAGAAGATCGTGCCCGCCCGCAAGCTCAGCCTCGAGCAGTCGCTGGAGTTCTGCCGCGAGGACGAGTGCGTCGAGGTCACCCCCGAGGCCGTGCGCATCCGCAAGGTCGAGCTGGACCAGACGGTGCGAGCCCGGACGGCGGCGCGGGCCCGCAACCGGTAG
- a CDS encoding transcriptional regulator has translation MSSPEPHPTSGLDDTVHQRARLGILTILDESDRADFAYLKKVLGLTDGNLGRHLEVLGSQDLVALEKVFEGRRPRSWVSITPEGRRALAAEIAALRALVRRFDAFR, from the coding sequence GTGAGCTCGCCGGAGCCCCATCCCACCTCAGGCCTCGACGACACCGTCCACCAGCGGGCCCGGCTCGGCATCCTCACGATCCTCGACGAGTCCGACCGGGCCGACTTCGCCTACCTGAAGAAGGTGCTGGGCCTGACCGACGGCAACCTGGGCCGGCACCTCGAGGTGCTGGGCAGCCAGGACCTCGTGGCCCTGGAGAAGGTGTTCGAGGGAAGACGGCCCCGCAGCTGGGTCAGCATCACCCCGGAGGGCCGTCGGGCCCTGGCGGCGGAGATCGCGGCACTGCGCGCCCTGGTGCGCCGCTTCGACGCGTTCCGGTGA
- a CDS encoding NUDIX domain-containing protein produces MGPGEGGTRREVVGAAIVDDLRRPGLLLSARRTEPSALAGGWEFPGGKVDPGEEHAEALRRELREELGVEVELGELLEGPLERGGWPLGDDFVIWVWWAVVVDGEPQPLEDHDVLRWLGRDSLYAVPWLPADLPIVRAVEERLRPS; encoded by the coding sequence ATGGGGCCAGGGGAGGGCGGCACGCGCCGCGAGGTCGTGGGGGCGGCCATCGTCGACGACCTGCGACGGCCGGGGCTGCTGCTCTCGGCTCGGCGCACCGAGCCCTCGGCCCTCGCCGGCGGCTGGGAGTTCCCCGGCGGCAAGGTCGACCCGGGTGAGGAGCACGCCGAGGCCCTGCGGCGCGAGCTGCGCGAGGAGCTCGGCGTCGAGGTCGAGCTCGGCGAGCTGCTCGAGGGCCCGCTCGAGCGCGGGGGCTGGCCGCTGGGCGACGACTTCGTCATCTGGGTGTGGTGGGCCGTGGTCGTCGACGGCGAGCCACAGCCCCTCGAGGACCACGACGTGCTCCGCTGGCTGGGCCGCGACAGCCTGTATGCCGTGCCCTGGCTCCCGGCGGACCTGCCCATCGTGCGTGCGGTCGAGGAGCGCCTCAGGCCCTCTTGA